The following are from one region of the Trichoderma breve strain T069 chromosome 5, whole genome shotgun sequence genome:
- a CDS encoding ankyrin repeats (3 copies) domain-containing protein, with protein MPSFTPDERQRRIVQLSQQWGIELPKIPPPLSRPMRPPSFRTPADDQVADGLIQQQAAESAKTRPKSGLSRAFSSSNLKKGKGLDAKDIVDVLGQWIANSGSPGVAEALLSRLTAAGVDLSGAQQQKSGILNRRKSLDSFDGRTQLLRSAVERNLMDMVRVLLPHADTLALDASLPIAIRSGNAQMVENLLRYGASTSRLTEAQTAFRHACSLHGMSAIVSLVLQSEGRPPDDLISDAMIDAARAGNLQSVLYLSRSTADGNHKQAEALKQAVELGRKDIAVAIIMGNRPPQRPGLDNAFQAAFEHPSMNPDSKLELAELLLCAGAGGDFLSQALELSCETQFYDMANLLAMYGASIEYNDASMLKGAIARGQLDLVNSLLHDRTALSPPAASSCVSAIPKQAAPEVRYTLLSLLLRKGANGDALSHVLVDAVEAGDVNSVELLLNPYFSASQANGHNKPMNGGRHAVASIDYQNGRALSAAVMQSNIELARKLLTARPSASTLTTVFPLVMRLSGADRYQMVELFIKKSVPASSLHAAFQDAIGEDISKRDKALINLLLQKDADVNFNNGAGLAPLISQKDVGLLAPLLKKVTPQTAAARTHDAMRVDDHRARFDIMTLLFQAGAATGVVEVATALSETLSEKPVDMSLLQLLLQHGNADVNALDGAAMAKATINPDPKVLGLVTSLGKPTSQSISKALQSLASTPPSDGKTVKLRTLLPKSDRKEDLDSILAQEVQFISRDLSQAQPPLNTLKILLESGADPNAYQAASLCHAIRGSKIQIVDLLFGPQCRLSQASLGYALPHALRLQDPMNRQTLTTKLVEAGVSPQEVNRALIHAIKTYPEDFGLIRILSTKADTSDGEALSLAISRESADVTDILLQCSNHSVGNRSSALTKAMEIKNRTTRNALCQRLLAYEISPTAASNALLVAAREGDVKLGDILMSHGASMSQNNGQAVIEACRGGSVEVLKVLLGTDMTVNNTTLEEGFQAATEVRDLSKRAMIFEQLLGKGFRGELVDAQLESAARYGDGGQAILRVLLVAGADPNYSNGEAVVAATRSAFIKNLELLLGVWDEGDSQKKVSPPTLIRALKACWNLNRDDRYLIISDLMKAGLPVAEDLHITLNDAVNEEDSEERLVKLLLEYGASPLANGCKTLVDAAEKSLSSTLALLLDIEIPQQDINMAFNNSFKADKFEAWFTPSGLETAGMLLDKGAKGDALSEALVQIMKHADENMELAEVFFDVLTAHGPNVDYQNGEPLRLAASQANIEWTHRLLTCHPSTETLTFAFHSIFDTALTQDVVLELFQMFADYHEGDVRVDVMATRAGSMPVLGKAISQYPRSSTILTTLLDAGYYHDQSMLYKLHPEIEEEEEMTLLTWAIAQPQKKVSSNLIQILLERGAKVNIGTKLSGTTPLMLAVRERRSDIVKLLLLEGADVDAMDFLGRTPMAMVTHLSGDVAIQMMSSLLAAEPSKDDGSLHNAARDLNLPAVKVLMEAGHDPDFPSPLHNGRSALGEVCLHGSDAGEMTPERERKMQKVMTFLVDSGSDLTIKLDGKSILYLCFDATDPVSTTRALLKSGMWKHINKPFNQYADETFVYSPTMYITKVLASLDAHDQLLSVLRASRATDVYYAKEGNQPEGAVGLPEDLEVRERVRKARSERLAEESQDFALALARKREIASVEQQIHSQKAEMEDARRRRLQSEDLATIRSKAQLEESLANDAFRRRLSEQRAVTEATLASSQALAASDLEAEEARQRKALEWENKLNSERAGNARALIEMRIGEREELDRIEVSAESRIQRRLEAQRRLVESQEKLAGRLAGSGGDPRRQIGYVTELN; from the exons ATGCCTTCATTCACGCCAGACGAGCGCCAGCGCAGGATCGTTCAATTATCGCAACAATGGGGCATCGAGCTCCCCAAGATCCCTCCGCCCTTATCGCGGCCCATGCGCCCGCCCTCATTCCGCACTCCCGCAGACGACCAGGTGGCCGATGGTCTCATCCAGCAACAGGCGGCTGAATCAGCAAAGACGCGCCCCAAGAGCGGACTGAGTCGCGCATTTTCCTCGAGTAACctgaagaagggcaagggctTGGACGCAAAGGACATTGTCGATGTCTTGGGGCAGTGGATCGCCAACTCCGGCTCTCCGGGCGTGGCCGAGGCCCTCCTCTCAAGGCTGACGGCGGCTGGTGTTGATTTGTCCGgcgcccagcagcagaagagtGGTATCCTGAATAGGAGGAAGAGTCTGGATAGCTTCGATGGCCGCACGCAGCTGCTGAGGTCCGCCGTTGAAAGAAACCTAATGGACATGGTCCGGGTCCTGCTTCCTCATGCTGACACTCTGGCCCTCGACGCATCTCTTCCTATTGCCATCCGGAGCGGCAATGCGCAGATGGTGGAGAATCTGCTGAGGTACGGCGCCAGCACCTCACGATTGACCGAAGCACAAACCGCCTTTCGCCATGCCTGCTCGCTTCATGGAATGTCGGCTATCGTCAGCCTGGTGCTTCAGTCAGAGGGCCGACCTCCCGACGACCTAATCTCGGACGCCATGATTGATGCCGCCAGAGCGGGCAACTTACAGAGCGTTCTCTATCTTAGCCGCTCCACTGCGGATGGAAATCACAAGCAAGCCGAAGCCTTGAAGCAGGCGGTCGAATTAGGACGCAAGGACATTgccgttgccatcatcatgggaAACAGGCCACCACAGCGACCAGGTCTGGACAATGCCTTCCAAGCTGCCTTTGAACATCCATCGATGAATCCGGACTCCAAACTAGAGCTGGCAGAGCTCTTGCTTTGTGccggtgctggaggagacTTTTTGTCTCAGGCGCTCGAGCTGTCTTGCGAAACCCAGTTTTACGACATGGCTAACCTGCTAGCCATGTATGGTGCTTCTATCGAGTATAACGATGCCTCGATGCTCAAGGGCGCTATTGCTCGTGGACAGCTGGATCTGGTCAACTCGCTTCTTCACGACAGAACAGCCCTTAGCCCACCAGCTGCGTCGAGTTGTGTCTCGGCCATTCCAAAGCAAGCTGCTCCCGAAGTTCGCTACACTTTGCTAAGTCTTTTGCTTAGGAAGGGAGCCAACGGCGATGCTCTCAGCCATGTCCTCGTAGATGCTGtcgaggctggtgatgtGAATTCCGTCGAGCTACTTCTCAACCCTTACTTCTCAGCATCGCAAGCCAACGGACATAATAAACCCATGAATGGTGGGCGCCATGCCGTAGCATCAATTGATTACCAAAACGGAAGAGCTCTCTCTGCCGCCGTTATGCAGTCGAATATTGAGCTGGCAAGGAAGCTCTTGACCGCACGCCCTTCGGCTAGCACACTCACAACTGTATTTCCACTTGTCATGAGGTTGTCTGGCGCAGATCGTTATCAAATGGTCGAGCTGTTTATAAAGAAATCGGTACCTGCATCCAGTTTACATGCTGCCTTTCAGGATGCTATTGGTGAGGATATTTCcaagagagacaaggcgCTCATCAACCTACTCCTACAAAAGGACGCAGACGTAAACTTCAATAATGGCGCTGGGCTAGCTCCCCTTATTTCGCAAAAAGATGTCGGTCTACTCGCTCCTTTACTGAAGAAAGTGACTCCAcaaacagctgcagcaagaaCGCACGACGCTATGCGAGTTGATGATCATAGAGCGAGATTCGATATCATGACGTTGCTGTTCCAAGCGGGTGCCGCCACCGGCGTGGTTGAAGTCGCAACGGCTTTATCAGAAACACTGAGTGAGAAGCCTGTCGACATGTCGTTGCTTCAGCTGTTGCTCCAACATGGCAATGCAGACGTCAATGCGCTTGATGGTGCGGCTATGGCCAAAGCCACGATTAATCCCGACCCAAAGGTCCTTGGACTGGTTACGAGCCTAGGAAAGCCCACGAGCCAATCGATTTCGAAAGCACTGCAAAGCCTTGCTTCAACGCCTCCATCTGACGGAAAGACTGTGAAATTGCGAACTTTGTTACCAAAATCTGATCGAAAGGAAGATTTGGATAGCATCCTTGCTCAAGAGGTGCAGTTCATCTCACGAGACCTCAGCCAAGCGCAGCCACCACTCAATACGCTCAAAATATTGCTCGAGTCGGGGGCTGACCCGAATGCGTACCAAGCCGCCTCTTTGTGCCATGCAATAAGGGGCAGCAAAATACAGATTGTTGATCTGTTATTCGGACCCCAGTGCCGTCTGAGCCAAGCTTCATTGGGCTATGCGCTTCCTCACGCATTACGGCTGCAAGATCCTATGAATAGACAGACGTTGACCACGAAGCTTGTGGAGGCCGGAGTATCGCCGCAAGAAGTCAACCGGGCATTGATCCATGCAATCAAGACGTACCCAGAAGACTTTGGCCTAATACGGATTTTATCAACCAAGGCTGATACCTCAGATGGTGAAGCTTTGTCTCTCGCCATATCAAGGGAATCTGCCGATGTGACTGACATTTTGCTACAATGCTCTAATCATTCAGTTGGAAACCGTAGCTCGGCACTGACCAAGGCGATGGAAATTAAGAACCGCACAACTAGAAATGCCCTGTGCCAACGCTTATTGGCATACGAGATATCGCCGACTGCGGCGTCAAATGCTCTGCTCGTCGCTGCTCGTGAAGGCGATGTCAAGTTGGGCGATATCCTCATGTCTCATGGCGCAAGCATGTCGCAAAACAATGGCCAAGCAGTTATAGAAGCATGTCGTGGGGGATCTGTGGAAGTACTCAAGGTTCTTCTAGGAACAGACATGACGGTGAACAATACTACTCTAGAAGAAGGATTTCAAGCAGCCACCGAAGTCCGGGACCTGAGCAAACGAGCTATGATCTTTGAACAGCTTCTGGGCAAGGGGTTTAGAGGAGAGCTTGTGGATGCGCAGCTGGAATCAGCAGCAAGGTACGGAGACGGCGGCCAGGCCATTTTAAGAGTGCTGCTAGTCGCCGGAGCGGATCCGAATTATAGCAATGGCGAGGCTGTTGTTGCGGCTACACGAAGTGCTTTTATCAAGAACCtagagcttctccttggggTCTGGGATGAAGGCGATAGCCAG AAGAAAGTATCTCCTCCTACGTTGATTCGGGCACTCAAAGCTTGCTGGAACCTGAACCGTGATGATCGATATCTCATAATTAGCGATCTTATGAAAGCAGGTCTGCCCGTTGCGGAAGACTTGCATATTACATTGAACGACGCAGTCAATGAAGAAGATTCAGAGGAAAGACTGGTGAAACTCTTGCTGGAGTATGGCGCTTCACCTCTGGCCAACGGATGCAAGACCTtagttgatgctgctgagaagTCACTATCCTCGACACTAGCTCTCCTATTGGACATTGAAATTCCCCAGCAGGATATTAACATGGCGTTTAATAACTCATTCAAGGCCGACAAGTTTGAGGCTTGGTTCACGCCATCTGGTCTGGAAACGGCGGGCATGCTGTTGGACAAGGGTGCAAAGGGCGATGCTCTTAGCGAGGCGCTCGTCCAAATTATGAAGCATGCCGACGAGAATATGGAACTCGCCGAGGTGTTTTTCGACGTCCTCACCGCGCATGGTCCAAATGTCGACTACCAGAACGGAGAGCCTCTGCGACTGGCTGCATCCCAAGCAAACATTGAATGGACTCACAGATTGCTCACTTGTCATCCATCCACAGAAACTCTCACGTTTGCGTTTCACAGCATATTCGATACTGCGCTCACTCAGGACGTGGTTTTGGAGCTTTTCCAGATGTTTGCAGACTATCATGAGGGAGACGTCCGAGTTGATGTCATGGCGACTCGTGCTGGCTCCATGCCAGTGCTGGGAAAAGCGATCTCCCAGTATCCTCGCTCCTCAACTATCTTGACGACGCTGTTGGATGCTGGTTATTATCATGACCAGTCTATGCTATATAAACTGCATCCTGAgattgaggaagaagaggagatgacGCTCCTCACATGGGCCATTGCCCAGCCGCAAAAGAAAGTCAGCTCTAATCTGATTCAGATTTTACTGGAACGAGGAG CCAAGGTCAACATTGGGACCAAGCTATCGGGGACAACTCCTCTGATGCTAGCTGTTCGGGAACGTCGCTCAGATATTGTAAAGTTGCTTTTGCTGGAGGGAGCTGACGTTGACGCCATGGACTTTCTTGGAAGAACTCCAATGGCAATGGTCACTCACCTTAGTGGTGATGTCGCCATTCAAATGATGTCCAGTCTCCTTGCAGCAGAACCGTCAAAGGACGATGGCTCGCTGCATAACGCCGCGAGAGATCTCAATCTTCCAGCAGTTAAAGTCCTTATGGAAGCAGGCCACGATCCTGATTTCCCTAGCCCGCTTCACAACGGTCGCAGCGCCCTAGGAGAAGTTTGTCTGCACGGGTCCGATGCTGGAGAGATGACACCTGAGCGAGAACGAAAGATGCAAAAAGTCATGACTTTCCTTGTAGATTCGGGGTCCGATTTAACCATCAAGTTAGACGGCAAGTCTATACTATACCTTTGCTTCGACGCGACCGATCCTGTATCTACGACACGGGCGTTGCTAAAGAGCGGCATGTGGAAGCACATCAACAAGCCATTCAACCAGTACGCAGACGAAACGTTTGTCTATTCACCAACAATGTATATAACCAAGGTTCTGGCGTCACTCGATGCCCATGACCAGCTCCTTTCAGTTCTTCGCGCAAGTCGTGCGACGGACGTGTATTATGCCAAAGAAGGCAACCAACCCGAAGGAGCCGTCGGATTGCCGGAAGATTTGGAAGTGAGGGAGCGAGTCCGAAAGGCCCGCTCGGAGCGGCTAGCGGAAGAGTCTCAGGACTTTGCCCTTGCACTAGCCAGGAAGCGAGAAATCGCATCTGTAGAGCAGCAGATACATTCACAAAaagcagagatggaggatgcCCGTCGCAGAAGGCTGCAGTCCGAGGACCTCGCTACTATTCGTTCCAAGGCCCAGCTCGAAGAGAGTCTCGCGAACGATGCCTTTAGGCGACGTCTTTCGGAGCAGAGAGCTGTGACGGAAGCTACGCTGGCGAGCTCGCAAGCCCTTGCCGCTTCCGATctcgaggccgaggaggctaGGCAGCGCAAGGCCCTCGAGTGGGAGAACAAGCTCAACTCTGAGCGGGCGGGTAACGCGCGCGCGCTGATTGAGATGCGTATCGGCGAGAGGGAGGAGCTTGACCGTATCGAGGTGTCGGCCGAGTCGCGGATCCAGAGGCGGTTGGAGGCGCAGAGGAGGTTGGTTGAGAGTCAGGAGAAGTTGGCGGGGAGGTTGGCTGGTTCTGGGGGGGATCCGAGGAGGCAGATTGGGTATGTTACTGAGTTGAATTAG